The following DNA comes from Ooceraea biroi isolate clonal line C1 chromosome 11, Obir_v5.4, whole genome shotgun sequence.
ACTGCAGCGTATTACTGCTCAAACAACATTTCGGTCGGAGTAACGGAAGTATATTCGGACCAAGCGGACTGTTACCGTCGTCGAGGGGAGTTTGCGGCGGCTATGGCCGTAATGACGTTATGAGCTGGGAATGTCGACGCCAGGTGATAATAGCGGCGGCAATATCGCGAGCTACACCGCGGTGTAACGGATAAAAGCTCGGTTACCCTCCCCTGGGGGGTGGCCCGGCTCGAATCCCGGCCGCGCACGAATTCTTCGAGAATATTGTCGCAGCGTTATACGTGCgccacacatatacattgTTACGTGGCATTGTTCCCTGGGGACTCGGAACTCGCGTAAAGTCGTGGCGGCTAAACGGCTTGCTTGGTCGCCACTGGCCACCCTCGACTTCGAAGCTGCAACCTGCAGTTCAGCCCTTCATTGCGGCACGCTGCAATCGTTTAGGATTACGCAGTCTGGCCAGGCAGTCGGCTGGGCACTGCGATTCCGTATTCTCCCTTCCACTCTTCCGCCACAGGGTAGAAAAATCCCCCGCGGCGCAGCCGGCTTTTTAATCGCGATAAATTGcggtctcgcgcgcgcgcgcgcgtccggcAACTCGGAACTCGCGTCAGAGACGACGGTGGTTTCGCGTTTAATGGGTGCCGTGAAGGGGATTGCCGGAGGGGTAGAAGATAATGCtattgtcgtcgtcatcaccgtcgtcgttgtcgtcgggGTAATTGCAAAGTTTTGTGAGGAAGAAAATGCCGGCTCGCCAAGTGGCTCGAGCACGGCGATATGTCGCGCGAATCACCGCGGACCGCAACAGGGAAGAATTGTGATCCCCGGTGATTCTCGGCAAACAACGGTGCAGAATAATAATGTACCGCGTGAAGCCGCGTGATAGCTGGCGAACGATGATCGATTACCCTCAATGTTAATATCTGGAATTGAATCGTAGTACCTATTAGCGAAGTAATCCTAAGCGTGATCGAAATCTGCCGAGTATTTACGCAAATCTGTTTGCTCTCCCGCCGACAGCAGTGAGCAAGTACGTGCCGGATAAAAGCGAATGCGGATGACAGAAAAATAATGACGTGCAACTTCGACGTGTCTAATTTAAGCGTAACGGGGGCTTTTACGGGAAACAGATATTCTTCGTTAAAGCGTACGCGATTTATGTGCACGCGTCCATGTACGTAGAAAAAAAGCCTCTGTTTCCAATACCAGCGGTACTCCGACCGAAAGTACATGCTGAAACTGATAATAACGGTAGATGTTCGGAGTTTGATAGGGATAGATAGCTGGGTTATTGACCGGGCGGCTTTTGAAGTGGTTAAGCTCAGCAAAGTGCGCGCCTACGTGAGCGACGTAATTGTACCCGACGTGTAATATATCTGATTGTACAAAGGAAGCTTAATATCTGAGTACGTACTGACGAGGAGATTCCGGGAACTCGAGAGGAAGCCTGAAATTTCCTCGAGATCGCTCATGCCCGACAAAGAATCGCGTAAAAATTCTCATTAACGTTGCGGCGACGTACGTGGCTCGCGACGCGGATTACGTAACGGAATCATGCAACTCGCGTATTAATTTCTCGCGTACGAGGTATGCCGCGCGGCACGCGAGATCCTAATTTTACAATGTGTACTTTACCTTGCTGCACGTAAAAGTAGGCTCGCACGACATATAGATATCGGAGATTCCAAGGCGCTTCTTCAATCGAAAACGCGGCAGAACTCTGCCATGCAGAGCGTGTCGCGCGATCGTTAATCAAAACGACGATGTTATTGCTATTAATTATCGTGATGTTCACTGCGACAATATTTACCCCGAAGCGTGTGCTCGCGTTCCGTATCCTCGGTAACCGAGTACAGGGTAGCAAATGGCCTTTACCAGAGCCGAATAAGGGCGTTTACTAGGGCCAGTCTTGTATTTGCGCGTCGCCAATTACTGTAACTTTGTAATTGCGTCGCTGAATGGAATATTCATTCGCGTTGGCCGCACATGCGAGCGCGCATACGGCCCCGATCTGAGTTGACTTCTCTCTGGATTGTCCCCGCTCTATCTGGGAGCAGAAATTTATGAATGATGCGCGCGACTGTGTGTGATACGATACACAAATACACATGCACAGGTACGCGGAGCGAACTAGTTCCGCGGGGCCGCGAGACTTTCCTTCGCAAACTTCGACCGAGGAACGGAACGACTGCAATTTGCGAAGTTGCGCTTGATGCAACCTGCCGCGTTGCGAAAAGCGTGCACAAATTTCATATACCTTCCAGATGCGATAAAAGATGAAACAAGTTTTGCGCGGGGAAAGGTACCTTTAAGCTCGCGCATGGATTCGTGTTTAACCGTGTTAAACACAAGCGCAGCTCCTTGCAACTGCGTCTTTAATGGCGTTATCGTTATGATATCGCGCGCtatttaatatgttaatacgCGCAACGCGTTCTAGAATATAATTATCGCGCCGGATTGATTTTCGCGCTACTGCCGAATCTCGCCGGATGTAATCTCCGATAACGCcgtgaatattttcatttatttctgcgTGTGTACATTCGCGCGCAACGCGAGACAGATCCAATGCATAATACAACGCCGAGGGGTGTTTACtcgatttacatatttttacgcAAATCCCAATTTATCAAACTTTAACAGCGCTTGGGTCGTCGATTCTGCCACATCGCGCGAATATTCACGGAAGAAATCCTTCCACAGGGAGACGATCATCCCGAACGTGACATCGATTCCACCCCTAATCACGTCCGCTCAGTCACTCACGCGACGAGTCGTCTAATGGGATTGTCTCAAAGGCAAAGCCCCGACAGCCGGAATCGAATACGCGAGGCTCGGTTAAATCGAGTGAGAATGTTCTATCGGAGGGACTCTCGTTTGCCGATCTCGCATCTTCATCCCCGTCGGGCCACCCTTGACTTTGATTCTGTAAGTCAGCAGTTTCACTTACCGTTCcaacgaagacgaagacgttTCGTATGATCGCGATGTAGTTGGGTCCGTCGCAGTCGGGTCTCGGCTCGATTCTGTCGTTCGACTTTTCGCCTTCCGCTGGTCGGAGAGCGCCTGCCTCCTTATCAAGGCCGCCGCCGATACTGACTCGATGGCGGCGTCAACGAGGATGATgatcgcgacgacgacgacgaagacgggAGCGCGACGACGAGTGCCGCCACGATGCGCTTGCCTCGTGAATGCGCAATGCAGACCAAACGAACCCAGGAACGGCggcgcgccgcgtcgcgcgacgcgcgtgAGGGAGAGTTGGAGAACCGCCCTCCTCTCTCCTTCGCGAGCACCCTGCGCTGGCCAGTGACGGCAGTCGATCGCATTCTGGTTCGAATTTTGAACAAGGCGGAACGTCTCGACGATGTCTCTgtgaataatattgaaaaacattAGCAGAGTTACATACGTAAATTATTTgccagaaaatatatttaagttAATTGCCACAGAAATGTACAAAACTCCATAAAACATTCCACGCAAAAGCTTGAAAAAagatacaattatatttcaataaaatatacactataaaaagagaattttgaaaaatgcaaaaataaacatttgcatttaaatagtagcgtatataatacatgtgCTGCAAGATGTACACGTGAAGGGAATCTCTACGTGTACGAGACTTAAtcgctaattaattatgaaaaccGCACGCGAGCGTTCGGACGCTATCGCTACCCCTATCACTATCCCTTTCCAACATCCCTAGGCAGCCTAGGCACTCGGTCCTCCCCCGCGCGCCTCCACGCACCCTCTCCAGCGGACATAGTCAATTCCCCTGAGCCACCCTATTCTACCCATTTCCATCCATTTTTCCGAGCCACCCCCGCGCCCCCGTTTTACCCCtatcgctcgctcgtcctCTGTCTTTCCTTCCACGAATTTTTTCCGCCACGCTCACATCCGTCGGAGGGTGCGCCATTTTTTCTTCCTTGTGTTTTGCAtttccctctccctcctcgTCTCCCTCACCCTCCTTCCTTCGGTCTCTTGTCTTCTGAATCAGCCAGCCTGCGGCACTCCCGATGAATCAGCGTCCCTACCCTCCTACTCCTCCGTCGCGTTCAGTCTCGTCAGGGCCGCAGCTAGGGAGGATCTCCCGCGGATGAAATTAGGGGAGGACTAACTCCTTTGAGGAATCACGCTTTGAAGTGGCTTGCCGGCCGGCTGCCCGCCAGGGAAAGTAATCTGGTTTACAGAGGGCGATCCTTCGGTTTACGTTACAGGCGAAATCGAGACGCGCCACCGGAAAATGACGTTAGTCGCTCTGGAGCAGCAGACCTTTAGTTAAAAACCCGCCGCCTCTCGTGCGCTCCTTTCAGCTCCGGCTGTACAAAGCCAACTTTAACCGCTTATTTTTCCGATCACGCGAAAATTACAATAGTCTACCCGCAACTTTTCGAATACAAATTCTGTTTATAAAACTCCTGATAATCTCATCGTGAAAAGATATTCGACTCACAGAATTCTTACTTGTAATCAAATTGATGAGTAAACGTTGGGATCTCGCTGCCATCGAGGCATCGCGCGTATTTGTTCTCGCAACTATTATATGTATCGTTATTGTATTGCGGTGTTtgcttaaaaaattaaatcaaccGCATAGCCCGCCGTGCGTATGTACGTGGAGGGAGGAAGTGAACGCAAGCGAGCGATGCAGCACTCGTTTCGCGGTATAACgctgaattattaaaatcgaaattgtATTTGCATGCAGTGCAGCGCGCACGATATCGACGGGGCATATTTAACGAGCGTGACATTAAACCCGCACGTTCCCGAATTATACCTCGATATTGGCAAGAATATTATCCTGATTTTATTTCTCGTGCTGAGTAATATCGGataaaatctataataaaatcgaCTGAACTCCGCTCTCAACGTGAACGTTATTGCATAACGATTATATTATCggagaaattattttgaaagaagtTAAATGGTAATCAAGTCCTcaagataattattgaaataataacttCAATGCAGCTCGGTAACCTGATTTTCCTCTGTGACGTGTGGCGACATTAAAATTAACCTATAGCTGATGAAAAATCCTCTTTACGCAGCATAACGTTAATTTATGGCCAAGTGGGATGTGAGGAAGGTGCTCGAGGACGAAGATGAAGTCGAAGTCCCCGACGGAGCGGCCCAGACTGAGACGGAGCGAGAGTTACGGTACGTGTCGCTCGTACACGTGAAAATAACTCCGGTGAAACCTGTTGCAAATTTCCGTAAAAGTAGTCCGGCCTCTGACGCTTTAACCTGGTTATCCTGTTCCTGGCTGGTCGATCCTTTTAACACCCCTAAATAATAACGTTTGCAGAAGGGGAATTGAATGCACGATGCAACGATGGCGAGACGTTACGTAAACGCGAACTTCCCGGTTTTAATCTGTCTCGGTTTCTTCTTTAAAGTGAAATGTAAAAACTTACTTTTGATATTACATTTGATATTTCCGCCGTCCTTTTGCGAGGCAGGATCAATAATATCTTCAGCGagagaataaaatttagatGAAAAAGGGCTTTCCCGCAGCCGTACCGTTAAGAGTGGCGCGGGATAGAGTAGGTTGCATTAGCGAAGTAACTTTTCGCGctacaatataaaatagtttacGTAAAAGCCGGTCCGTAAATCCGGAATCCGGATCTAAAATCAAAACTTTTGCGCAGGTACGAAGCGCCGCTACAGCAGTTAACGTGCATACAACAAACCGGTTACTTCTTCAAACTTTACTGGCGAATCATTTTCGCCCTCTTTTGGGCTTTGTTCCTGTCGCTTTTTGTCGTAATGTACAATTATCCGGTAAGTCTGCGAAAactcttttattattctctaAAACAAAGTTCGAAAgctattgtaaaaaatatatctttaaatgAGATTTTTCCATTggattcgtattaacttttttaataaacttaaCATCTTAACAAACAAGTTtatctattaaattttataaatcagtTCAACTTTGAAGTCAAGATATATATACTTCAACtgtgtatttaaatatttgatttaaaatccaatttgcaaaaattcctGAGTCATAAAATTCTACAAATCCTCTCATGCCAGAAGTCTATCCCGAAATCTATTTTCTATCTATTTTCTGTGATTGacgatatttaattgtattttttgattgatatcttttattgtattttataattgtatttgtGTGACTTACTCGCAGGAGGTCAGGTGCGCCTACATCGTGCTACTAATGGGCGGTTACTGGGTGACCGAGTGTATGCCGATCGCGATCACGTCCTTGATACCGGTGGTTCTGTTCCCGGTGTTCGGTATCCTCAGCACTCACGAGACGTGCGTGTGCTACATGAATGATACCATCATGGTGTTCATCGGCGGCCTGATCCTCGCGATCGCCACCGAGCACTGCAATCTGCACCTGCGGATTGCCCTGGTTGTGATGAAGACGCTCGGCTGCAGCCACGCAAAGTTGCTCGGCGGCCTTTGCACTGTCACCACTTTTATATCCATGTGGATTGCGAACGCGGCGACCACCGCGATGATGGTGCCCATCGTCTTCGCCGTCCTCCACGAGTTGGAGAGGGTCGGTGCACTTTGGAAAGCGTGTTACAGTAAATTGCCGCATTTATGTTTGCGTTACGCGGATTACCGTCAGCGGAAAAGTTTCTTTCTGCATCTCAAGTTTGAGTCTTTAGAACACGATTCCTCTGACTCGTCTCCTCTTTTATCGTTTTCCATATTTTGTGCTTTTCTTCTTACATCGAGTTACACTCACGTAGCTCTGGTATTTTTCTGCTTGAGTAAATTCtgctttaaattaaaagacgtaattttattagatGCAATACCGATTAAAgcgattattttttcaattaatatgcTAAAGTCTTGAATTATATCGCGTGTACAGCAAGGACTCGGAAAAGTGTTCAATATAAAAGTGGACCCAGAGAATCCGCAAGCTGAACGGTGAGTATTTATATCTTAAACTTCAATAGgaaatatatgtgtattaaagagagggagagaggggaaaTATACACTCCTCCTGTATCTTAAtcttaaattaaatagaatttccATGATGTTATGTATCAATTTTAAGATCTTATTAATTCCTATATAtcctttaattttttctaattttaataatttatactttaaCTCATCTTTGTATATTAAAAGAGGATTTTCTGTTTCAGAGATATAGAACCAACGAACGTGACAAAAGCTTATTTATTCGCGGTGGCGTACGCATCGACCTTCGGAGGCACCGGGACGATCGTCGGCACCCCTACAAATCTTGTCTTTAAGGGTATTTATGAGTACAACTTCCCTGACGCCGAGCCAATTACCTTCGGCAACTGGATAGTCGCTTCGGTACCGCAGATGGCCGCAAACTCTTTTATCCTGTGGCTATACCTGCGAGTCGCTTATTTGGGATACCTCAGACCACGCAGCAAGGATGCTGAGCTGGCGAGGATCGGCACGGAAGGCGAAGCAATCGCAAATCAAGTACAtctattttgagaaaaatccGCGCGAAATGTTTCTTCAAGCCTTTAAATCAACTAAATAAGTAgcgaaatgttaaaaaatgtttatttaacaagtttgaaacaaattttaataaaagaaatatattgtttctcgCAGGTAATAAGGCAGAATCTAAAAAATCTAGGCCCCATGTCGTTTCACGAAATCACCGTTGCAACGctatttcttttttgcatATTCCTGTGGGTGTTTAGAGATCCCGGATTTGTGCTCGGATGGTCAAAAGCTTTGACGGACgtgtaaatattttcaaaaaattcatattaaatcatattaaattgaattgcctgaatttaattaaacttaattgtataatattatatcttcgCCTTCATAATTGTTTGATCAATCTAAATAAATTGACTCCACATTTTTGATAGAGAAACAACTATTCTAAATTCTAATTCCTCGAAGACTTAAGACTCAAAGACGAAATATAATGGCGAAAGTGTACTTATATACATGATGTAAACAcctatttgattttatattgcatGACGATCTGCTTTTTTATCACAGATACTTGGGCGACTCGACGCCTGTGATCTTCGCGTGCGTCTTGATGTTTTTTATCCCGAAGGAGCCGGTATTCTTGCGCTTCTGCAGTAGAGATCGTAAGGATCCTCTTGACAATCACAAAGCCAACAGGAACTCGCAACTCGAGTAGCAAGTCTTACTTATCAAGTCTTTCTTGCAAGAAGCAAGTGAGCAACTTGCTCCTTGACTTACCTCTACCTGCTGGCTTCAGCGCGTTTCTCTCGTCTCAGTAATTCTGTTTTTCCAATTCTGTTCGTTAACGTTGCAGCATCTAAACGGCCGAGGCAATCATCCGAAGGCCTGATCACTTGGAAGGTCATCCGAATGAAGATGCCGTGGAGGCTGGTGTTCCTGTTGGGCAGCGGTTTCGCCATCTCGAAGGGCAGCAACGTCTCAGGACTCGCCATGCGAGTAGGAATGACTCTGGTACCCCTAAAAGAGCTGCCTCCCACATTAATGTTAGCCGTCGTCCTCCTATTCGTCGGCACGCTGACAGAGTTCACGTCGAACGTTGGCACGGCCAACATAATTCTGCCCGTCGTCGCTCACATGGTGAGAGCTTGCGCTAAAATATGCAAAAgattgaaagaaagaaaggtcATTGTTAAAGAGGAACACTTTTTTGCAAAAAGTTACGTTTGCAAGTGACGTCTTTCTTACTCTTTTAAAAGTAATACTCCAGtctcgaatattttatttattacgtcataattattttttcatattaattcctttttatattaatatatttttcttaatagcGATCCCTTTCGCGTGTCGAACGGTTCAAAAAATTTGGAATGATGATCAatgattacttttaatatctgAACATATCAGCGCTGTATCGTTAATTCTTGCACATTCGCTCTTTAAAGTGCGTGGCGATGAAGGTTCACCCGTTATACCTGATGATGCCAGTGACTCTGACGTGCTCGTATGCGTTTAGAATGCCAGTCGCAACGCCACCGAACGCGATCATAACCGTCGCAGGACACCTGCCAACTCGGATGCTGTTAGTGGCCGGATGCTTTCCTGCAATGTACAGTCTGATAGTGCAAGTTATCTTGTTCCCCACGTGGGGAACCTTCATCTACGGCATCGGCGAGTTTCCGGACTGGGCGCAACAGCAACATATGCAAAATTCGCGAACTTGAGTCGTGATTATCGCCGGTGTAGTTAAACGATATCTTCATCTACCATCACATGAAGTTACATCTATATTAAAGatagaattaattatcttCGGACAAAATAACCGAGAAATTAACAAGAAACTTTGCGTCCACAAATGACAACCTGATTTTTTGAGTAAGGAGAACATTAGCTAGCCGAGAATAACACTTCGTAAGAAGATGGACGATAAAGATTAGGGACAATCAGACGTAAGCTTCTTTGCAATCGTTCTGCGGATTGTAAAAGAACCCTTTCCTGCTGCTCGGAAGTAAATTATCTTCCTCATTGTGAATAGCTACTAACGAGCGATTCGCTACGAGTACATACGgcgatatatatacaaatcCAGCAagatctatatatacatatgaataCTGGAATCTTTAAACTAttttgaaagaaagagaatccTTCTCTGGAGCAGaaatacattttcattttcgacaaacattactttttgtaaaacaaatttattaacaattaaaaattataaaatgaaatctAATGATGCTAATATGATTAacgcaaattgttttaatctctttaaatatttttgagatTCTATATTCTGTCGCGCTGTGATATAATCGATA
Coding sequences within:
- the LOC105275303 gene encoding protein I'm not dead yet — encoded protein: MAKWDVRKVLEDEDEVEVPDGAAQTETERELRYEAPLQQLTCIQQTGYFFKLYWRIIFALFWALFLSLFVVMYNYPEVRCAYIVLLMGGYWVTECMPIAITSLIPVVLFPVFGILSTHETCVCYMNDTIMVFIGGLILAIATEHCNLHLRIALVVMKTLGCSHAKLLGGLCTVTTFISMWIANAATTAMMVPIVFAVLHELERQGLGKVFNIKVDPENPQAERDIEPTNVTKAYLFAVAYASTFGGTGTIVGTPTNLVFKGIYEYNFPDAEPITFGNWIVASVPQMAANSFILWLYLRVAYLGYLRPRSKDAELARIGTEGEAIANQVIRQNLKNLGPMSFHEITVATLFLFCIFLWVFRDPGFVLGWSKALTDVYLGDSTPVIFACVLMFFIPKEPVFLRFCSRDPSKRPRQSSEGLITWKVIRMKMPWRLVFLLGSGFAISKGSNVSGLAMRVGMTLVPLKELPPTLMLAVVLLFVGTLTEFTSNVGTANIILPVVAHMCVAMKVHPLYLMMPVTLTCSYAFRMPVATPPNAIITVAGHLPTRMLLVAGCFPAMYSLIVQVILFPTWGTFIYGIGEFPDWQHEPIDYLRLTGRFLKIYWKIIFAIFWALFLLPFLIVYDCPEVRCAYVVLMMAGYWVTDAFPMAVTSLIPVVMFPALGILSTADTCACYMNDTIMVFIGGLVLAIAIEHSNLHLRIALGVMKTVGCSHAKLLGGLCVVTTFISMWVSNTAATAMMVPIIFAVLRELEGVSMNIFLICNLIFDDT